AACCCCTTGACAGATAGATGTAACGGGTATAAACTATTAAATCCAGAAGTGGCCAGGTAGCTCAGTTGGTAGAGCACGCGGCTGAAAACCGCGGTGTCGGCGGTTCGATTCCGCCCTTGGCCACCATATTCCTTAAAACACAAAAAAATCCCTAAAACTGGTAATCAGGGCAAATACAGATCAGTGAGAAATTTATTTTAGATAAAGGGGCAAAAGCCCCTAATATTATTTTTCTGGAAGTGCTTCTGGTGTTTTTAATTTGATGATATGTTTTGTGCCATCTTCCTGAATAACCTCAACAGTCTTTATACTTCCGTCCACATCTTCATCAACATATATCTCAACAGGGTTATGTATTAAATGATCATGTCTTTCAGCAACCACTTCAAAGTCATTTTTTTTCGGATCATAAGCAAGACCTATCAAAGGCTGCCACCATGTTTCAACTTGATCCCCTATCTCTTCATTAACAATTTCTATCTGAACCTCTTTAGCCGGTAGCTGTCCCTCCCTGTATTTTTTGTCAAACTCATTGAAAAAGCTTTCCCACTCTGATTTTTCAAGCTTCCTAACTGTCATCTGTCAGCCCTCCTTGTGATTTTTCTTTGTTTTCCTAACTTATGTATGCAATAAATAATATTATTACTTTAAAGGGGATTTACAAGGGTAAAATGAGGATAAAAAGGCTACCAGAAGGTGTTATTAACAAGATTGCAGCAGGAGAAGTTATTGACAGACCATCTGGTGTTTTGAAAGAACTGATTGAGAACTCTCTTGATGCTAAGGCAGACAGAATTCAGGTAAAGATTGAAAAAGGTGGAAAAAAGTTGATAGAGGTTAAAGATAACGGATCAGGCATACACCCTGATGATATTTTAGAGGCTGTAAAAAGACATTCAACAAGCAAAATAAATGATATTGATGATCTTTACAGTATAGACAGCTATGGGTTTAGAGGAGAGGCACTGTCAAGTATATCTTCTGTTTCAAAGTTCAGCATAATATCAAGACAGAAGGACTTTCCACTTGGTAAAGAACTTTTTATTGAGGGTGGGGTTTTCAGATATCTTTCAGATACTGGGGCTCCTGTTGGAACTGTTGTAAGGGTAAGAGATATTTTCTTTAATGTTCCAGCAAGAAAGAGATTTTTAAAATCAGAGAAGACAGAACTTAAACATTTGACAGATGTTTTCTTAAGGTATGCTATTTGCCGTTCTGATGTAGGTTTTTTACTTCAGGTAGATGATAGAGTTTTATATAACCTTCTGCCTTCAACTATGGAGGAAAGGCTAAAGAATATTTTTCCTAAAGCTGAAAACTTTATGTTTTTTGAGGGTGAAAATAGTGCAGGGAAAACTTATGGATATGTATTCTCAGACATAAAAACTAAAGGTTTCATTTATGTAAATGGAAGACCAGTCAAAAACAGTTTGCTGAGCAGAATAATAAGATCAAAAATAGGAGAGAACTTTTTTGCTGTCTTTATTGAACTTCCACCTTATTTTGTGGATCACAACATTCACCCTGCAAAGATAGATGTTAGATTTAGAAAGGAAAAACCGGTTTATGACCTTGTTAAATCTGCACTTGACAATATCTCAAAACCAAAACTTTACCTTTCTGTTTCCCAGCCAAAAGCAAAATATAATCCTGAATTTAAAATCTTAGGGCAGATTGAAAATACATTTTTAGTAGTTTACTACGACGGAGATGTTTATTTCATAGATCAACATGTGGCAAGTGAGAGAATAAATTATGAGCTTCTTTTAAGAAAATACAGGGCAGGAAATATGCCTTCAGAAAAAAGAAGTCTAAAACTGGATCTGACAACAGATCAGATAGAGAAATTAAAAAAACTTAAAGAAAATTTAGAGAAATTAGGTATTGTAATCCGTAAAGAAAAAGATCAATTTTATATAAAACAGATACCATCTTTTTCAAAAAGTAGAGATATTAAAAAAGTAATTTATAAAATACTTGAAAGTGAGTATCCTGAAGTTGAGATAGAAGGTTTTTTAGGTGAGTTAGCATGTGATATTTCTATTGAGGCAGGAGATATTCTGTCAGATGAAGAAGCGAAAAGCCTGCTGAAAGTCTGGATAGAAACGGACAATCCTAATCTGTGTCCCCACGGAAGACCGATTTATTATAAAATTCCTGTAGAAAAGATAAGAAAAAAGGTAGGAAGAAAATGATAGATAAAGTATTGATGGAAGAAAAAAATAAAATACTAAGTGAGTATTTTGAAAAAAAACAGCAAATTATAGATGCCCATAGATCAGGTTCAAGTGGACTTGAAACTGTAAGAGCTCTGTCAGATCTTACAGATCAAACCATAAAAAAACTTGCAGACATATCTTTTAAAAACAGTGAAAATATATCTATTGTTGTTTTGGGAGGTTACGGAAGAAGAGAACTCTGTTTTAAGTCTGATATTGATCTGTCTCTTGTTTTTGATACAGATGATTTTGAGTCCTTAAAAGAAGGAATAGAGACATTTTATTACGCACTTCTCGATCTAAAGGTTGATATAGGTTTTTCGCCAAGGGATATCAAAACGTTCCTTGACTTATCAAAAGAAGACCTAACGGTTGCAACATCACTTCTTCAGGGAAGGTTTATTTATGGCAACAGAGATATATATGAAGATCTTATAAAAAGGTTCAAAAGGCTGATTAGGAGAAAAAGAAAAGCATATATTGATGCAACATTGAGAGCGAGGAAGATGAGGTATCAGAGAACAGGTTCTACTATATACATGATGGAACCCCATGTGAAGGAAGGAGAAGGGGGACTGAGAGATTTCCATGAAGTTTTCTGGATAGCAAGAGTTTTAGATGATGTTCCAAACTACAGATATTTTGTTGAAAAAAACATAATACTTGAGGAAGAGTACGAGGAACTTATAAGAGCTTACAACTTTCTCTTAAGACTGAGAAATGAGATGCATCTAACCTGCAACAAAAGATGTGATGTTCTCGTTAGACCTCTTCAGGAGGAAGTGGCAAA
This genomic interval from Persephonella sp. contains the following:
- a CDS encoding DUF5335 domain-containing protein, yielding MTVRKLEKSEWESFFNEFDKKYREGQLPAKEVQIEIVNEEIGDQVETWWQPLIGLAYDPKKNDFEVVAERHDHLIHNPVEIYVDEDVDGSIKTVEVIQEDGTKHIIKLKTPEALPEK
- the mutL gene encoding DNA mismatch repair endonuclease MutL → MRIKRLPEGVINKIAAGEVIDRPSGVLKELIENSLDAKADRIQVKIEKGGKKLIEVKDNGSGIHPDDILEAVKRHSTSKINDIDDLYSIDSYGFRGEALSSISSVSKFSIISRQKDFPLGKELFIEGGVFRYLSDTGAPVGTVVRVRDIFFNVPARKRFLKSEKTELKHLTDVFLRYAICRSDVGFLLQVDDRVLYNLLPSTMEERLKNIFPKAENFMFFEGENSAGKTYGYVFSDIKTKGFIYVNGRPVKNSLLSRIIRSKIGENFFAVFIELPPYFVDHNIHPAKIDVRFRKEKPVYDLVKSALDNISKPKLYLSVSQPKAKYNPEFKILGQIENTFLVVYYDGDVYFIDQHVASERINYELLLRKYRAGNMPSEKRSLKLDLTTDQIEKLKKLKENLEKLGIVIRKEKDQFYIKQIPSFSKSRDIKKVIYKILESEYPEVEIEGFLGELACDISIEAGDILSDEEAKSLLKVWIETDNPNLCPHGRPIYYKIPVEKIRKKVGRK